From Nitrospirota bacterium, one genomic window encodes:
- the tuf gene encoding elongation factor Tu (EF-Tu; promotes GTP-dependent binding of aminoacyl-tRNA to the A-site of ribosomes during protein biosynthesis; when the tRNA anticodon matches the mRNA codon, GTP hydrolysis results; the inactive EF-Tu-GDP leaves the ribosome and release of GDP is promoted by elongation factor Ts; many prokaryotes have two copies of the gene encoding EF-Tu), translating into MGKAKFERKKPHINIGTIGHVDHGKTTLTAAITMLLHKKGLADYIPY; encoded by the coding sequence ATGGGAAAGGCAAAGTTTGAGAGGAAGAAGCCGCATATAAATATTGGTACTATTGGTCATGTTGACCATGGTAAGACGACACTGACAGCGGCAATAACAATGCTGTTACATAAGAAGGGATTAGCGGATTATATTCCTTAT